A single Methylomonas sp. AM2-LC DNA region contains:
- the pqqA gene encoding pyrroloquinoline quinone precursor peptide PqqA, giving the protein MKWETPAYNDMRFGFEVTMYIYNR; this is encoded by the coding sequence ATGAAATGGGAAACACCTGCTTACAATGACATGCGTTTCGGCTTTGAAGTAACCATGTACATTTATAACCGTTAA
- the pqqB gene encoding pyrroloquinoline quinone biosynthesis protein PqqB, whose amino-acid sequence MKIRVLGAGAGGGFPQWNCNCNNCQRLRNGQLKGKARTQSSIAISTDNRNWLLFNTSPDIRAQLEAFPAIQPKEGIRDTGIKAILLIDSQIDHTTGMLMLREGKPLEVYCTEMVKQDLTTGFPLFTMLKDYCTVNHHPIACDSSPFTIPGIDDIRIYAHALKSKAPPYSPHRHNPHEGDNIGVIVEQISTGKKLYYSPGLGEIESHVLAAMQNVDCLMVDGTFWTDDEMCQQNISHKKAREIGHLPQSGPGGMIDVLNNVPNARKILIHINNTNPILDEDSPQRKILDAAGIEVAYDGLEIDL is encoded by the coding sequence ATGAAAATCAGAGTTCTTGGCGCAGGCGCAGGTGGTGGCTTTCCACAATGGAATTGCAATTGCAATAATTGCCAACGTTTACGCAACGGCCAACTAAAAGGTAAAGCCCGTACCCAATCATCCATTGCAATCAGTACCGATAATCGCAATTGGTTATTGTTCAATACATCACCGGATATTCGCGCCCAACTGGAAGCCTTTCCGGCCATACAACCTAAAGAGGGTATTCGCGATACCGGCATTAAAGCCATATTGTTAATTGACAGCCAAATCGATCACACGACGGGAATGCTCATGTTAAGAGAAGGCAAACCCTTGGAAGTGTATTGCACCGAAATGGTTAAACAGGATTTAACGACTGGCTTTCCACTTTTCACTATGCTGAAAGACTACTGCACCGTTAATCATCATCCCATTGCATGTGACAGTAGCCCATTTACTATTCCTGGCATAGACGATATACGGATTTATGCACACGCCTTAAAAAGTAAGGCGCCTCCTTATTCACCCCATCGACATAATCCTCATGAGGGTGACAATATAGGTGTCATAGTTGAACAAATCTCCACCGGCAAAAAACTGTATTATTCACCCGGTCTTGGAGAAATTGAGTCGCATGTCTTAGCGGCAATGCAAAATGTTGACTGCCTAATGGTTGACGGCACTTTCTGGACTGACGATGAAATGTGCCAGCAAAACATCAGCCACAAGAAAGCTCGCGAGATTGGTCACTTACCCCAATCTGGACCGGGTGGCATGATAGACGTTTTAAACAACGTACCTAATGCACGCAAGATTTTGATTCACATCAATAACACAAATCCGATTCTGGACGAAGATTCGCCGCAACGAAAGATTTTGGATGCTGCTGGCATCGAAGTCGCTTACGATGGTTTGGAAATTGACTTATAA
- the pqqC gene encoding pyrroloquinoline-quinone synthase PqqC, translating into MSCCDNKPWSREEFENKLRGMEKYYHIHHPMHVLMNEGKLSQKQLQGWVANRFYYQVMIPIKDANIMANCPDRETRAKWVQRILDHDGHPGDAGGIEAWIQLGIAVGLSREELTSLQHVLPGVRFAVDAYVNFARRAEWHEAASSSLTELFAPKIHQQRLDNWPEVYPWVQQEGYAYFRKRLTEARRDVEHGLQLTLDWYKTREQQERMLDILKFKLDVLWSMADAIYLAYVADMPPYFTVET; encoded by the coding sequence ATGAGCTGCTGCGATAATAAACCCTGGTCCCGCGAAGAATTTGAAAACAAGTTACGCGGCATGGAAAAGTACTACCACATTCATCACCCGATGCATGTATTAATGAACGAAGGTAAATTAAGCCAAAAGCAATTACAAGGCTGGGTTGCAAATCGTTTTTATTATCAGGTCATGATACCGATCAAGGATGCCAACATTATGGCCAACTGTCCTGATCGGGAAACCCGTGCCAAATGGGTACAACGTATTCTGGATCACGACGGACATCCCGGCGATGCCGGTGGCATTGAAGCCTGGATACAACTGGGTATTGCGGTAGGTCTGAGTAGAGAAGAACTGACTTCTCTACAACACGTTCTTCCAGGTGTGCGTTTCGCAGTTGATGCCTATGTTAATTTTGCCCGCCGGGCCGAATGGCACGAAGCAGCTAGCTCCTCATTAACGGAATTATTCGCACCCAAAATTCATCAGCAACGCTTGGACAACTGGCCTGAGGTTTACCCCTGGGTACAACAAGAAGGCTACGCCTATTTCCGCAAACGCTTGACCGAAGCGCGTCGCGATGTTGAGCATGGTTTGCAACTGACTCTGGACTGGTACAAAACCCGTGAACAGCAAGAACGCATGCTGGATATTCTGAAATTCAAACTTGACGTATTATGGAGCATGGCTGATGCCATCTATTTAGCGTATGTAGCTGATATGCCACCCTATTTTACTGTCGAAACCTAA
- the pqqD gene encoding pyrroloquinoline quinone biosynthesis peptide chaperone PqqD: protein MSINPELNLHFSTLHRLQWEEAQQKYVILYPEGMVELNQSSAEILKLCDGSRKLPEIITELEEAFATSGLASDITYFLEVALQNGWIEHI from the coding sequence ATGAGTATCAATCCAGAACTAAATTTGCATTTTTCAACTCTGCATCGACTGCAATGGGAAGAAGCGCAACAAAAATATGTGATTCTTTATCCAGAAGGCATGGTAGAACTGAACCAAAGTTCAGCGGAAATACTCAAACTGTGTGACGGCAGCCGAAAATTGCCCGAAATCATAACAGAGTTGGAAGAAGCATTTGCCACCTCTGGTTTAGCAAGCGATATTACTTATTTTCTGGAAGTGGCATTACAAAATGGCTGGATTGAACACATATAA
- the pqqE gene encoding pyrroloquinoline quinone biosynthesis protein PqqE yields MAGLNTYNITPPRWLLAELSYKCPLQCPYCSNPLDYAKYPEELSTEEWQQVLSQARKMGAVQLGFSGGEPLTRTDLPVLVKYARDLGYYSNLITSGYGLTEAKIIELKQAGLDHIQVSIQASTQELNDHLAGTETYLQKQEVARLVKKHGYPMVLCVVIHRQNIHQMPQILEMAENLGADYLELANTQYYGWAHLNRDTLLPTREQFIEAEKIAQDFKEKVAGKMKIYYVVPDFYEDRPKACMNGWGSTFLTIAPDGTALPCHSARELPGLDCPNVKDFSIEQIWNESKTFNFFRGTEWMQEPCRSCDEKHKDFGGCRCQAYLFNADMFSTDPVCSKSPERYRIDAAINAAKLQALSAEEKPLVFRNSKNSKQF; encoded by the coding sequence ATGGCTGGATTGAACACATATAATATCACCCCTCCACGCTGGCTACTGGCTGAGCTTAGCTATAAATGTCCGTTGCAATGTCCCTATTGTTCCAACCCTTTGGACTACGCAAAATATCCAGAGGAATTAAGTACTGAGGAATGGCAACAAGTACTGAGTCAGGCGCGTAAAATGGGGGCCGTTCAACTGGGATTTTCCGGTGGAGAACCGCTCACACGTACAGATTTGCCGGTACTAGTCAAATACGCTCGCGACTTGGGCTACTATTCCAACCTGATCACATCCGGCTATGGTTTGACTGAAGCCAAAATAATAGAATTGAAACAAGCTGGATTGGACCATATTCAAGTCAGCATTCAAGCTAGCACACAGGAACTTAACGACCATCTGGCGGGCACCGAAACCTATCTACAAAAACAGGAAGTGGCGCGATTGGTCAAAAAGCATGGCTATCCAATGGTGTTATGTGTAGTCATTCATCGGCAAAATATACATCAAATGCCGCAAATTCTAGAAATGGCAGAAAATTTAGGTGCCGATTATTTGGAACTAGCCAACACCCAATATTATGGCTGGGCACACCTTAATCGTGACACCTTGTTACCCACACGGGAACAGTTTATAGAAGCTGAAAAGATTGCTCAGGACTTTAAGGAAAAAGTGGCGGGCAAAATGAAAATCTATTATGTGGTGCCGGACTTTTACGAAGACAGGCCTAAAGCCTGTATGAATGGCTGGGGTAGCACATTCCTGACAATTGCCCCTGACGGAACCGCATTACCCTGCCACTCTGCTCGTGAATTACCTGGACTAGATTGTCCTAATGTCAAAGATTTCAGTATTGAACAAATCTGGAATGAGTCCAAAACTTTCAATTTTTTCCGTGGCACAGAATGGATGCAAGAACCCTGTCGAAGCTGCGACGAGAAACATAAGGATTTTGGCGGCTGTCGTTGCCAAGCTTATTTATTTAACGCCGATATGTTCAGCACTGACCCAGTGTGTAGCAAATCACCCGAACGTTACCGCATAGATGCGGCCATTAACGCAGCTAAACTACAAGCTTTATCTGCGGAAGAAAAGCCGCTGGTTTTTCGCAATAGCAAAAACTCTAAACAGTTTTAA
- a CDS encoding IS110 family transposase — protein sequence MIKNNVIGLDLAKNIFHLVSFNAELKQIKKKVKRADLLSYIANLPVSIIGMEACGGSHYWAREIKKLGHEVVLLNARYVKGFVVGNKNDYNDAEAIWTATHQPKRRTVSLKTLEQQDIQMLHRLRQSTVDERTAVANRIRGFLGEWGIVLPIGINQLRTHLTEIIEDAENGLSVISRNLFAKQLEKLKELDKTIKEYDKQIDQLCIQSELCQRFVEVPGIGAITATMAASDIGDGKGYTKSKNYAASLGIVPKQHTSGDKVVLLGISKRGNGYLRTLLIHGARSVLKNCQGKTDSLSRWLQALIERRGFNKAAVALANKNARILWVMATQNKRYEVRSADVVMS from the coding sequence ATGATCAAGAATAACGTAATTGGTTTAGATTTAGCAAAAAACATTTTTCATCTGGTGAGTTTTAATGCTGAACTGAAACAGATTAAAAAGAAAGTAAAGCGAGCGGATTTATTGTCGTACATAGCGAACTTGCCAGTCAGTATCATTGGTATGGAAGCCTGTGGAGGCTCGCATTATTGGGCGCGAGAAATCAAGAAACTGGGGCATGAAGTGGTATTGCTGAATGCCCGTTATGTGAAAGGGTTTGTGGTGGGCAATAAAAATGATTATAACGATGCAGAGGCTATTTGGACGGCAACACACCAACCGAAAAGACGAACAGTTTCGCTTAAGACGCTTGAGCAGCAAGATATTCAAATGCTGCATCGATTGCGTCAAAGTACAGTGGATGAACGGACGGCGGTGGCGAATCGAATTCGGGGTTTTTTAGGTGAGTGGGGAATTGTGCTGCCTATAGGCATCAATCAGCTCAGAACGCACCTCACTGAAATTATTGAAGATGCTGAGAATGGTTTAAGCGTGATCAGTCGAAATCTGTTTGCCAAACAGCTTGAAAAACTCAAGGAATTGGATAAAACGATCAAAGAGTATGATAAGCAGATTGATCAACTCTGTATTCAGAGCGAATTATGTCAACGATTTGTAGAGGTTCCAGGTATAGGAGCCATTACGGCTACTATGGCTGCATCGGATATAGGGGACGGTAAAGGCTATACCAAAAGCAAAAATTATGCAGCCAGTTTAGGCATTGTACCCAAACAGCACACGAGTGGTGACAAGGTGGTGTTGTTGGGTATCAGTAAACGAGGTAATGGCTATCTGCGAACTTTACTGATTCACGGCGCCCGATCAGTCTTGAAAAACTGCCAAGGTAAAACAGACTCGCTAAGTCGATGGTTGCAGGCGCTAATTGAACGACGTGGTTTTAACAAAGCGGCCGTCGCACTGGCCAATAAAAATGCCCGAATTTTGTGGGTAATGGCTACACAAAATAAGAGGTATGAGGTTAGGTCCGCCGATGTAGTCATGTCGTAG